From the genome of Nicotiana sylvestris chromosome 1, ASM39365v2, whole genome shotgun sequence:
CTTTCTGTAGTAAGTATTCTGTAGCTCTACGATTCTCTTAGTTAATTCCTCTATTGCTTCTCTTTCATCTGTCTTAATCAGTGAGGTCGCTTTGTATGTtaagttttgtttaatttgattCATGTGTAATTCAATTTCCAGACATtctaattgttagtttaatttcgaTAGAGTTTCGTCTTGTTATTGTTAGCAAATTCTGAGTCAAGGTCTTTTCTTCTTAATTCAAAGATTCAATAGAGTTTCTTCTCGTTACTGTTCCCATCCCGCCTTGAaattgtttgattcttgtttatttgaattaattattttgttagtttaagtttAGTTTAATTGAGTTTTAGTCTTCATTGGCAGTTTGATTAAATTTAAAGGTTTGGATATAGCTGAGTGATCATTTGTTAATTAACTATTGTTAAATTTCAGCTAGGATGAGGGGTTGGGATCAGTTAACTCTAGTCTGTAAATTTCAGACAAGTGGAAGGGCATTTTAGGCATAGGAAAGGGTAGTTTCTTTAGGATTAGTAATTCCAAAGTAAGGGTAAGGGTAGTGTAGGTATTTTGTGGGTAGAAGAGCATCCTAGAGCCTTCTAGAATGGTACTTTAGTGTAGGTTTCAGCAAATTAAGGGCATTTGCTTGagtaacaagttagaaataagGGGATCAAAGTGAAAAGGGGGAGGGACTAAAAAAAGAAACCCAAAATTCTAATTTTTCACTCTTGTGTTGTCTATAAAAGGGATTTGATTTGCCCTGTTAGGGGTTTTTTTTTTGGGAGTCAGCCATTTTTCGATTCAAAAATAATTACCTTTCATTAGTTTATTTCCAGATCTGAAGTAGTAGTTTGATTTcgacaaaaaaacaaaaacaatagAAATCTTatagaaaaactcaaaaaaaaggtTACTGTTCCATTAGTAGTCCAAAGTCTGTTAATTGCATTTACTGATTTCGACTAGTTTTTGGGTCCAATTGAGTTGGATTTTGGTTGAGTTTGGATTTGAATGCAAGTGTTGGTTGGTAGCCGAGTATTTCTCAAATCAAGTTGGTTTGGCTGAGTGTTTTCTGGAGCAAAATTTACTTCTCTTCGTGGTTTTTGCTTTACGTGTTTTCTGTCAACATCTATTGATAATTTTGAGCTTGAATCTCCTGTCACTGCTGTTTGCTGTGCTAAATATCTCGTCAGTGAAGCTAACCCTCTCCTTCTTCTATTGTAACTCACTTCGAGGTACACATTCTCAATTCAATGTGATGTAGATCCTTCATGCTAAGAGTTGAAATGAAGAACGCTGTTTATGACATACTTGgctgtttattttgttttgatttcaTTTTTAGAAGAACTGTTAAGTATGTTTTATTCCATGGAGTTGTATTTGGACTGTATGAAGTAGTGTTCTCTGTCACTCTCATAAACCTGTCGATTCTCTGTTAGGTTAATGAAATAGTATGTCAGTTGTAGGTGATTTCCTGTTAGTTATTAACCATTAGGTCAATGGAATAATTGAGCTGGACTATTAAGCCATTGAAGACCTTCATATTTAGATCTCAGAGTTAGTAATTTGTGTTAACTCGTGTTAGTTCATAGTGTTAGAATATTATATTTTGGATTCTGCCCAATTCGAATTAGACTAGGTTGGATTGGTTAATCTTTACAGCATTAATACAGTTTTAAATGAGTTAGGTCATTACTGTTGGCACTCAGTATTTGCTGGGTTCATTAATAAATGGTGTGAGTCTTCACTAAAAACTCAGGTTGTAATATGCTTAGCCTTTCACCTTCAGTAGTTCTCGCAATGAATCAGTAACCAAAGAGTCAAGGTGGTTTTAGTTTCCAACCATGCCTCACTCGTTCGAATGTGCTGGGTTGGATTTAGTTGCATTagtgtgtccaaatgtgataTGTCAGTCCAGGGAATCGACCCTTTGGCCCTAAAGGAGGTTTGCTCCAACGTTGTTCAGATTGGGCTTGCCTCAGGCCCATTTCTGTGACTGTTACAAGGTCTGGTCCAACGTGCATATTGGGTTGTTAGACCCAAGTGTGCAACAGCACTTTGATCTGTTAGTATGTATGCATCGAttgaagtttttttttaattttaaagcaaattaattaaagttttcttttccttttattttagaaACAAACTAAGTAAAGAAATATAGTTACTTTAGGCtgactttaaaataaaatgagactagcctcgctaaataaaatataagatgcAGGGCCCTCAATAAACACTATATAAAaatgcttagaattcgggagggccgtttagcgaatttcacggttttCCCCAAATAATATTGCGCTAGACTCTTTatgcacgatttaattaaattactctcttaaactcgggtgcgcattgatgcgacccaaattcaaatctcaacggagtcgaaatgtgttaacaaccatgggtgcattgattgcgacgtggttcgagacacattttcacgacgttacaattcttttaaaataatgataaaagcggtttataaATAAAATGCACATGGGCTAGCATgtatcaaaatcagataaaatcaatacaacagttaagcgaccgtgctagaaccacggaactcgggaatgcctaacaccttctcccgggttaacagaattccttactcagatttctggttcgcggattgtaacagagtcatatttttcctcggttcgggattcaaccggtgacttgggacaccattaatttcccaagtggcgactctgaatctcttaataataaatctcgttctgattgtcctttaattggaaaaactcatgTACGCCCTTGCGGGGTGTGCgtgaaaaagaaggtgtgacaagaATCAACTTTTTTATAGAGAGCTTATCAAGATAGATCATAATTGGATccccttctttctctctctcttcctACTTATATGGGACATTTCCTCCGAATACAGAGAATATTCCTCCGAATATTCTTTAGAAATATACTATTGCTAAACTAGTTGTTTGGCCGATCTGAGTGCTCGACCTCAACATTCACTGCTCGGCTCGCCAATGTTGCTTTTTAAGCATGACCTCGGCCTAATTGATTCTTGATTTCCTTATTTCAGGCGAGATCTCTTCGATTAGATTTTGGCCCATATAGTGAGAAAACATGAAAATCGCTGAGTTAAAGAGAAACATTTTAAACAGAAATATTGAATTACattcattttattttatatttgtgAGACAAAAGAGTCTCGTAAAAAAAATAAGATTTAACTAATAAATAATTAAATGGGATTAACGACTAAACGAGGAATTAGAACTTCAAGTTTTATAGGACACCACACCACTGGCTAATTTCCAAAAAACAATACCCCATGAGCATCTCACTTATCTCTTGTTTTGTCTCAAAGGAGGATTCACTATATAAATATGTCATTTAAAGAAATGAGATCGTGTTTTCTATTCGTAAAAACTAAAAAGTATAAAAGGTTAACTGAAAGCCTGAAACTCACCCATAGTACTAACGGGTTTTAAGCAAGGACAAGTTTTAATATTTGAATAggaataatattaaaataatcttAGGTTATGGCTGCAAAGGCGGATCCAAGATTTAATGCTTATGAATTCGTGCAACTATCTCGAATAAATTTTCAATATTAATTGGATTCACATTCAaacaatttataaatatttagtaAATTTTTCGAACATATTTATACTGTTTGGACAAAATCTACTGAGTTCACGTGAACTCATAGGTGGCTAGGTGGATCCGCCCCTAATCATGGGATATAAACATTAGATATAATGAACCACTAAGTTATAGAGTCGATTAGATTAAAAATACATTGTCAAACTCAGTGTATCCAGTGGTGCATTTATCAAAATTAAAGTGTTTCATTTTAATGTGATCAACTTTTCCGTTATGTATTTATCAAAATCAAAGTGTATTCGTCTTGATGTTATCATCTTTCATAGAGTTatttgtattggaaaaaattatatttaaatataaagATGACGTATCGAATACGTGTCGAAACACGTAGattggtcaaatggtcaaagaattacaactagctAAGGGGCACGAGTTGCAAAAGATACGAGCAAATGacagaggaagaggcacgggcaggAATACAAATAACCCAGCACtcgtacctatctaagtcatttatgtctgagtatcaaaaggaatgaatctgacaatagaagAGAGTGCAGATACGtcatttaataggcattaaatgtggaatacgttagagaatttgtattaaatataatgattatgtaacgtaacgttaaatgtctttaattactcataatagtctcattatgatttggacaaaacgtatatctccaagatatctataaaaaagagacatctgatcaattgtaaggacacgaaatactattgatatgaactttggtttacttgtttttatCTTGATTACTCTCTTGTTACCTAAATTACGTCCTTTTATAcactcttttgattatcagtaacccgtgttcttctaaattctagctttgactaaaatttcattttttggttaaacaaattggttccgttaccgggaatctgataatctattttcttttcgcttaattttccttgttgcatcaactatgtcgaacaacaataacaacatccAAGGAAACCAAGAAAACCAGGTAAACCAACAACTTCAGAGAGACCCTCAGGATAATAACGCACTGATTATTTCTCCACAAGGCTCTCCTCGgcgatctcgtgaaggcactcctgaggGATCTCATACTGATAGACAAGCTCAATTCGAAAATGTTGAAGATATGGATGAGGCTTTGCAAAAACTTCTTACCGCACAGGTCAATAAAGTCGTTCAGGCCTTGGTTAGCCAATTACCTGCTGCACCccccacacctactccaaataataacactttAGAGAACCCTCATTTCGGGCTTGTTAATTCAGGCAGCGGTGGAACCCCCAGTGAATCGCAGGATGGAGAACCAGGTAATTTAGTTAATTCAAATTTACAAAACTTGGTACTAACCTTGCaaaaacagctcaaggagcaaagtgagcgcAGAGAGAAGATACCCGGGGTGCTGCtcataatcaaaggggtagatatagatagatattcacaacaaccctggaagcctagtgctgctccactcccaattcccaaaaagttcagaatgcctgatattccaaaatatgatggaacgACAGACCCACGAGATCACATAACTGCATTCACGACgggtgtaaaaggcaacgatttgactaagtaggagattgaatcagtattagtcaaaacatttggtgaaacgctcaccaaaggagcgctaacatggtattctcttttacccaaaaattctataaattcttttgttgagcttgcagattctttcatcaaagcatactcgggagctcaaaaagtagagaaaataatggaggatatttttaaaatcaagcaaggggactcagaatttcttagagagttcgtggacagattccaacgtgaaagaatggcATTACCACGTGTACCAGATAATTtggcagctatagctttcacaagcaatttgaatgaaaaaagctcagaagCTATGAGGCGACTCAAAGAAAGCATtcgtgaattcccagctacaacgtggaatgacgtttacaacaggtatagcacgaagctgagcATAGAAGAAGATATTGTTCCACgacttcaaaaagaaaaaaaggtaagTTTGAAATGTGCGGAGACCGAAAAATGATCCGGCAAGAACAGGTACGAGCCTTACATGGTACCTGCAGGATAATCAAAGGtacgatcacagatcaagaaacaaagaatcaggttcttcatcaaaattcaggaacgagcgaaataactatgagtcacgagatgatgatagaaatttgaaggcgagattcggtggttacaacttcaacgttagtacctccgagctcgtagctgttttgagaagtatgggagataaggtaagatggccaaaggaaatgacaTCAAACCCAAACAGGCacaaccctgaccattggtgcgagtgTCATAATGACCACGAACATAAAACAGCAGATCGCAGGTTTTtgcaaagtgaagttgatcatttattaaaacaagggtacCTTACTGAGTTGTTTagtgagaaaggcaagcaagcttacatgaagaacaagcaggagcctccaaaaccaccttctcccaaaagaactgtcaacgttataagtggggCTGAAGACGTCAAGGGTATATCATATACAgcagctaacaaaatttccaaagtaacaattacccaagggaaacgggtgcggcatgttttagaggaagacaacattacattcaatgatgaagatgcagatggcgtattaacccctcataacgacacattggtaatatctttaattatacatgatactaatgtgaaatgagttttgattgatccaggtagttctgcGAACATTATTTTACtgagagtattacgtgagatgcaagttGAAGATAAAatgataccaaaggcgcatactctatctggatttgataattctagtgtcctcacgaaaggagaggtaacactcaaCACATTCCCTGAAAGAGTTGTTAAAGATACAAAGTTCTAGGTGGTAGATATGaagatggcttacaacatgattcttgggagaccatggatccacgaaatggatgttgttccttcaaccttgcatcaagttattaaatttccatctcCATGGGGAATCTATCAAATTTGGGGAGATTAACATACAGCCAGGGCTATCAACTCtgttgcagatacaagcacgagaaatgaaggtaaatagcaatcacagaagacaGTTGAGgtcaccacaacacaaacctcaactgaacaagggaaaacagatgtagattcaaggcctgataccattcaagaaccagaagagaatgaaaatatcaaaactacaatagaggaattagagcctgtcatgttatttgctcaatggcttctatgttggagccaatcttagccaaggtataagaggtaagttaattgaatttttgaaaactaacgtggattgcTTTGATTGGTCCCATTCTGACATAACAGGAACACCCCCGGAGGTGATGAcccataaactaaatgaagatccatcataccctccagtcaagcaaaagaaaagaaagaaagaaactttcaagaatcaggtgattcaggaagaagtccaaaaattgctaaaaattggttctattcgtgaggtaaaatatcctaactggttagctaacactgttgtagttccaaagaagaacagTAAGTGgcggtttgtgtagattacacaaatcttaataaagcctgccctaaagattcttttccactaccacacatagatcaattgattgatacAACTGCAAGTcacgaactattaagttttttaaatgcatattcaggttataatcagattaaaatggatccgagaaatgaagaaaaaacttcattcataacagagatggggacttactgttataaggtaatgccctttggtctgaagaatgcaggtgcaacgtatcagaggttagttaccaaaatatttcaagagcatttaggaaagactatggatgtatatatagatgatatgcttgttaaaacgcagtattcaaaagatcacatatcacatttatctgacacattttcaattttgtgcaaatttaatatgaagttaaatcccgaaaaatgtgcgtTTGGTGTTGCATCaggcaagtttttgggttttcttgtttctaaccatggtattgaagtaaatcctgcacaTATCAAGGCCATTGAGgaaatccccaatatactttcaaacaagaaagaagttcaaagattaacaagGAGAATGCaaccttgggaagattcatttctaaatcatcagagaagtgtttcAAATTCTTCTCAGTccttaagaagcaggatcatttcaaatggaatgaggaatgtcaacaggcactTAGGAATTTGcaaacgtacttatcaaatccacctttgctggcaaaaccaaaggctggggaaaaacTAATTATCTACCTTGTTGTTTCGGAAGTTGCGGTAAGCgctgttttggtccgagaagaacaaggtaaacaataCCATATCTActatgttagtaaatctttgttagatgcggagACGCGGTACCCTcaattagaaaaacttgcacttgcattaattatggcatctagaaagttaagaccttactttcagtgtcatcctattgtcgtagtaactgcctaccctttacgtaatatattacataaacaTGAGCTATCAGGTAGGCTAGCTAAGTGGGTAATAGAGTtgagtgaatacgaaatcacgtACCAACCTAGAattgctataaaatcacaagtgttagctgatttcgtggccgATTTTAGCCAAgagatgcaattagaagcagaaaaagaattacatgTATTTAATGGGGCTAACccgggaacttggactttattcaatgatggctcatctaatgtaaaaggtgcaggtttagggattgtcttggtaccacctacgggtgagaccATTCGACAAACTATTAAATGTCACTCTATAACttacaatgaagcagagtatgaggctatgatttcaggtctagaattggcactagagcttggcataaatcagattataattaaaagtgattcgcaactcgtggttaatcaaatgctggtGACTTATGCAgctagggaagcaaggatgcaacaatacatagaaaaggtacgggaattgataaagCAATTTTAAACATGGAAAGTTATACAAATACCAAtggatgaaaatgttgaagcagacgccctagctaatctcgcatatGTAGTTGATGTGGAAAGCGATGCAAACTCCTCAGTTATACATTTGTTTCATTGAGTTCTTGGTCTTGATAAGAATTAGGTAaa
Proteins encoded in this window:
- the LOC138874449 gene encoding uncharacterized protein; the encoded protein is MALPRVPDNLAAIAFTSNLNEKSSEAMRRLKESIREFPATTWNDVYNRYSTKLSIEEDIVPRLQKEKKLNPEKCAFGVASGKFLGFLVSNHVLKKQDHFKWNEECQQALRNLQTYLSNPPLLAKPKAGEKLIIYLVVSEVAVSAVLVREEQGKQYHIYYVSKSLLDAETRYPQLEKLALALIMASRKLRPYFQCHPIVVVTAYPLRNILHKHELSGRLAKWVIELSEYEITYQPRIAIKSQVLADFVADFSQEMQLEAEKELHVFNGANPGTWTLFNDGSSNVKGAGLGIVLVPPTGETIRQTIKCHSITYNEAEYEAMISGLELALELGINQIIIKSDSQLVVNQMLVTYAAREARMQQYIEKYGTIPDNKKKAHAL